Within the bacterium genome, the region CGAGCTCGTCAGCGTCCACGTCATTCCCAGGCCCCACGAGAACGTGGAGATGCTCCTCCCCGGCGAATAGGTAGCCCGTGGCAGAGGATTCACCAGACGCCGTCCGGCGGGTGACCGAGGCGGTACGGCGGGAGCTCGCGGAGAGGGGCTATCCACCCGGCGGGCCGACCGAGGGGAAGAAAACGCCACCGGTCCCCGTCGAGCCGAACCCCACCGGCCCGGCGCCCCGCGTCGCGCCGTCGGAGGCCGACCCGCGGCGCATCCCCGTGGCGGTCAGCGGTCGCCACGCGCACCTGTGCGCCGAAAAGCTGGCCCTCCTCTTCGGCAAGGGCCACCGGCTGACGAAACTCCGCGACTTGAGCCAGACCGGCCAGTTCGCCGCCGAGGAGACGTTGAACCTGGTCGGCCCGAAGGCCGCGCTGACCGCCAGAATCCTCGGGCCGACGCGGGAGAAAACCGCCGTCGAGCTGTCGAAGAGCGACCTCGTCCGCCTGGGGGTCGCCCACGAGGTGCTGCCCGGCGGGGCGGTGAAACTGGCGGGTCCGCTGGTTTTGATCGGCCCCCGGGGCGAGCTCCGGTTGACGGACCAGGTCGCCCTGGCCGACCGGCACCTGCACTGCACCCCCGCCGATGCCGCCGCGTTGGGAGTATCCGACGGCCAGCGGGTGAGCGTGGTCGCCGACGGCTGGCGCGGGGCGCGCCTGGACCAGGTCCGGGTCCGGGTGAGGGAGGACTTCCGCCTCGAGCTGCACCTGGACACCGACGAGGCCGACGCGGTCCTCTTGAAGTCCGGCGACGCCGTCCGCCTGGCCGACACCGCTCCCCCGC harbors:
- a CDS encoding PduL/EutD family phosphate acyltransferase, with product MAEDSPDAVRRVTEAVRRELAERGYPPGGPTEGKKTPPVPVEPNPTGPAPRVAPSEADPRRIPVAVSGRHAHLCAEKLALLFGKGHRLTKLRDLSQTGQFAAEETLNLVGPKAALTARILGPTREKTAVELSKSDLVRLGVAHEVLPGGAVKLAGPLVLIGPRGELRLTDQVALADRHLHCTPADAAALGVSDGQRVSVVADGWRGARLDQVRVRVREDFRLELHLDTDEADAVLLKSGDAVRLADTAPPPAREGIPTAEKRKPLPVATISAGGREPRLLGGIPGVAPLGLVTENDVRAAARAGLAEIPVTPRAIITPAARDTLKDLGLTLSTRR